The genome window GCGTGGgagctaccatcacggtgaagggtgtaGATAACTCAACTTCAAACGGCGCCTGGGTTTGGACCACAACTGGCATgagggtgactggagatgttttaggagcatCTCCCTCTCGAATGATTCATATTGACCCCtccgagtcccattcttcatctatctctatcacattcactcccttaCCTCTATGatctgggagaggattgttacgaatATTTTGTGCATCTTCCTTTGCTTGTATGACCTTAGTGTCGATCAATGTATGAATTATATCTTTCAATGTGCGGACtcatcaatggtatgacccttcatgcctgaatgataggcacgtgtcttgttggggttgatccacTAGGAAGAATTATCCATAGCAACGacaggaatgggagtgacataaccagcaGCCTTCAGCCTCCCGTACAATTGGTCTATGGGTTtggcaattggggtgtattgtctaggtggtCTTCGGTCAATATTTGGTCttggtttttggtagttttggcgggcgggtggTGGAGAATGGTAATATGCGGGTTGAGTATTATAGACATGATAGGTGGTAGcaagttgttggtatctggggggTGAGGGttggtatgtgggtggaggtgtttggtatgtgagaggagacttaggaCCCTGGGCTACCATGAcggcacctacttctttctttttTGAAATACCTCCCGATTGCAAAGCTTTGTTCATGGCCTGCAGCTCCTTGAAGTTGGTTAGCATCCCACTCTTAaccccttcttctattctttttcctagcttgatgatgtcagagaatTTGTGATTTTTAATAACCATCAACCTTTTATAATACTGCAGGTCTTGAGCTCTGacaaagaacttattcatttgttcttcttcaagggCTGGCCTTACTTTCGCAGCTTCTGATCTCCAATGAGTAGCATACTAGCGGAAGgtttctgttggcttcttcttgaggttttgaatgtagaaagtGTCTGGCGCATTTTTCGTGTTGAATCTGAATCTGTCCATGAAGtttgatgccatgcttacccaactAACCCACTTCTTCGGGtcttgactgatgtaccaagacaaagcATCTCCTGTGAGGCTTCGCATGAACATCTTCATACGAATTTGTTCATTTTTGCCTACTCCTACAAGCTTTTCATAGTATGTTCTCAAATGCACTTTCGGATCACCAGTCCCGTTGAATATTTCGAACGTGGGAGGTTTGTAACTCTCTGGCAATTCCACATCCGACTGAATACATAGGTCCTCAAAGTTTAGACCTTCAACGCCTTTACCGACTTCAATATTTTGAACTCTACCAGGgagcttcttgagttcctccgcCATGTTTTTAATAAGCAGGTCCTTCTTAGTTGATTCAGGTATATATAGGATTTTCTGCGGGGTGTGGagtaaagtttccacatatatcgaATTGCTTTGATGGATTCCCGGCACTTGGGTATAAGGGTGggcattggttgagttttggggatcgggaGTAGGTTGTGGCGCATTCTAgggagtgtgataagtagtggtttgtgggtattgagttggatggtgGTTGTGTTGTTGAGGGGTTGGTACTGGTGGCGggttaaggttctggggaggTGCAGGATACTGGTGTGGCATAGGAGGATTGGGTGGTGGGTTTTGGTTTTATGTGTTTTGCGGTGGTGTTTGGTTCTAGGTAGTCGGattttgctggttgatgtcgggGATACTGAGagtgagggagaggtttgccaaattttgaaactgctCAAGCTCACCTTGTAGTTCCGAGATTTTCTGTTCCAgacgtaagaccaactcattctgtgCAAGAGTACTTCGtccatctgaagtttcaatgtATTCTGCCATGACGGCGTTGTCTTTTCTGATACCAATCAAATCATCTATTTTCCCTTTTCCTTTGTTTTTGCCTTTAGGATtgcttggtggaggaggaggtggaggacctctggatctagtgtgatatgcggatgatgccagtatgcacgaaccaaccttggggagtgggaataatcaaaagaaagaaaaagcaaaaaggtaaccaagttagtaagggatattgaaagaatgTTTGCGGTattaaacatgtttcacaaagtcaggcaataattcgcgtcctaatttagggacctcattgtgctcgaggtaggcctaagcgatacGTAGACTTGGAGAAAAGTTGATGCCAACATTTGTGTCATTTCAATAATGCCAAAAATGAGTCAAACctttactaaatcgacaataataaaaattactaattGCATTTAGCCTTAGTATAATCGAAATCTAAAGCTAAGCTATAAAGCtataaagaacatcatttcctagtctacttggtacctgaaggaccttctccgtaCTTAgctcttttgaccccatcaatcaggtttcccagatcgcgcatatccaacagtaagtaggcttttgctagatgtcctccttcactGCCATCCGGGCCTTGACAATCTGAGAGTCTCTTTGTCATCTTTCCCTCGAGCTCCATCAATCATTGTTCCAAGTATTCCAATCTTTCCATTGACTTAGTGGCAATACCCTTCCATTCCTCTATCACTTCTATGTTTACTTTGTGTTGTTCCATATAtttagcttcagactcgaacacCCTTTTTTGCATAACCTTCTATACTTAACCTGTGCTTCAGCTACTTCATCTATGACCCTATCCGTCAAATTGACTCCCGGCTGGAtgtctcctgctatgtcatcctccaaccatgatagatagtagtgcatatgaccggcgtgatacctgtctggctcaatgGTTTCTTTTTTCACAATGAccttttggttccacatatgttatgcctcgaacttgaatggaataacgtctcctttgaaatctgccttgtactggaccatgttggaaacctgagGTATGACCTGTTTTCTCCCTgtttgcctcattacccttataggagcataaggatagatgccTCGCAACCCAATCAGTACCAGATGAGTAGTCCCTCTTGACTTGATCATGAACTCACTGCTCgaaaaccattcaaacatccactGTACATGTTAGTCCGTGAGGTTGCTGAAGAAACGTACCCAACTTACAACATTTccaggttgtgcaaacctgtctgagataaacttcattttctttgggtggtagtaagctatgtagtcattcaatggccaCCGCAGAAGTTCTTGACGATACTCTCCTCTTTGAAAGTGCTCCAGCAGCCAGACTTGTAGTAGcaaattacaaccctcaaagtttCCTAATccctgcttgcaccgatctagagcgcggtacatctcagctaagatcataggAATGATGGTATAAGTTTGTCTTTCGATCCTTCCATCAAAGTCCTGGCGACCATAGCTAAGCGAGTATGAACCCTTCCCCCTTTCGTTGAGaat of Nicotiana tomentosiformis chromosome 7, ASM39032v3, whole genome shotgun sequence contains these proteins:
- the LOC138895803 gene encoding uncharacterized protein, with protein sequence MAEELKKLPGRVQNIEVGKGVEGLNFEDLCIQSDVELPESYKPPTFEIFNGTGDPKVHLRTYYEKLVGVGKNEQIRMKMFMRSLTGDALSWYISQDPKKWVSWVSMASNFMDRFRFNTKNAPDTFYIQNLKKKPTETFR